GCCCAGATAAATTGGTCAAAAAGCTCCGGTTTTTGGTTTGATTTATGCGGCTGCACGCCAACTCATTATACTGGTATAAAATGGACAACCCTGCCACCAAAATACCTTAGTGTTCCTTTTGATGCGTATGAGCTTAGTGCACATTTCTCGCGAGAACGTGTACCAGTACCTCAACGCTGtggtaggtttttttttttggggggtggggggggtgcaGTAACTGTAGCGTATGCAATGCGGTCCTGTagaaagggttgggggccagagacagCTTTTTCTTATATTTTGACTGGTTGCTCGGATGATctcattttgttctcgcaacttgcccggaagTGCTCGTTTGAGCGCCCGGATAACGGctttggcttttggctcaaggtcacttgaaggtcgctgacaacgggagctaaaatcGGTTCATGCTTAATGTGCAACTGCAATTATaaatgtgcacgtatcgacgctgcgccgcgcatgtcacatcgcgtgtgtcctcgcgcgctaggacgcaTTTGTATGACATTTTCCCGTTGCATGCTAGCAAGTGCGGGCGAGGCTCCAGCAGATTCTGCTgctatgcattaaaaaaaaaaaaaagagacgcacTGGCgaggctcagtggtagagtagctgactcccacgcaGCAGCCTTGGGTTGGATCCCGGCGGGAACTGGGTATTTTTCTCATTGCCcgcgatagctgctacggacacgaGACACCGGCGTACACCATCGCCAACTGAAACGGATGTCAGAATGAGCCCACAACAGCTTACGttgttaaaaaagaaacacaaaggaAAACACCCGGTGTACTAATAAGGACTGATCCTTGGATGTGTCGGGTAGAGTGCGGTGTGTTGCCGCCTGCGCGGCATACTTATGTATACTTGTATGATATGTTGCATGGTAATGTTGAACTGCAGTACAGGGAGGTGATAGTTACTCGCATAAAGGAATCAATATGCAAAACGCTTTTTCTCTAAAATGAGAGAAAAGAAATTAGCACAATGTTTAAGGGAAAGTGCGCAAACAAATTGagaaacaaataacataataaaATAGAAGACGTGTGCCACGAAAATTGCCAtatatgttgttttcttttcagaataatttttcaacaatgtacaaaaTACAAGGTAACAATATAGCAGGCGTTGCAGCCCTTGTGTTGTAGGTTTTATCACCACACAGTAGTGTTGTCTGTGAAGTTTCCGAAAAGTATTGTAATCACATGTACTTTAGACCATAAGTTCTTGTTGAAAATTACAATTTGATACATTTGGGTGCCTGTTTAGTATAATTGAAAATATACAGCAGCAGAACAGATGAAGAATCTAGATTTTTCTTATCAGCCTGTGCCAAATATAAACTGCATGCCTCAATTTGTTAGAATACCTTAAAGTCTGTCAGAATAAATTCTTTCACGTGAATTTGGCAGGGAGAGCAATGTCGAATTTCACAAAATTGCACAGCACAAAAAACTGTTATCAAATGCACCAAAATAACAATGCCCACTGTATGTTCTATGGTGATCGCTGGCAaaacgcagcttttttttttgctgaaacaTATTGCACACTCTATTAAGTTTCATGGTATATGAGTATACAAACCGAAGTATTTTTAGATGTACCCGATGCATTTAGCATATGTAATATATTCAATAGTGCTTGCAATTCCCAGATAATATCCTGACGGGTACCAAGAACGCGCCTGAAGAGAACATCGAAAAAATAATGTAAGTGGGAAGTTAAATTTATTGTCTCCTCGAAAGAGTCACCAAGAATTTTACTTTTTCGTGCGAATGCGGCCATTTTCTTGAAACTGGCTGCGCAGTTCCCAACGAAAACATTTTTCCGCATGACGGTTTCTTGAGCACGCAGTATGTTCCAGAACGGCATTGTTTCGGCCTGCATGTTATGGATGAAAAAGTGACTGTTTTCGAATGACTCTTTGAGCCATCGCTATGGTAATCAGGCTGGGTTCTCAGTCGTGGGGCTGAGAACGCGTGTCTGGATCGATTTAGGTAATGTTATTTTACGCGCGTCGCTCTTGCAGTGCGGCGGTTCAGCTCTCAAGGTGTGCAGAAGAGTATCATACGATGTTCGAACAAAAATGTGTAAAAAGCGTGCGTGAcagggcagcgacgcaagcgtcGCCGAcgcgatttacgccagcgatcgTTATCGCTTAGGCTGCGTAAAGCTGCCTTTTCAATTTTTATAGAACAAGACAAAGCGCTAAATGATTTGTTGTGCAGGGGAAAGAAGGGAACGAGAAGATGGAATAAAAGTCGATTTGACAAAGATGTTGGGAATTTAGTACTCGAAAAGCTTGCCACACACAATGCCTAGGAGATGAAGTGTATCAGAAATTCGGAAGGATGCTAACATAATATTATTCCTTGATAAGGGATACGTCATAAAACGGTAATTATGGCCACATTAGTTTTCTTCCGGTATTGCACAAAATATTCGCGAAGGTAGTTGCTAATTTAACATCGCTGCCAATATACTTGAGTTTAATTAACCCAGAAAGTGGCTGGTTTCGGGAATAAGTTGTAAAGAATTATTCACGTTGAAGTCATCCATAGGGTAATTGATAAATTTTCGGAGCACaaccagcctctctatatggcatTCATAAATTTCAAAATGGCGCTAGGTCCAGTAGAGGTACCACCAGAAGGATGTATTGCGTAGTCAGGAAGTATATGGGGCATGGGCGGATATCCAAACAAATATACACGACGGCCCCATAGCCACCCTAATTCTTTACAAGAAAAGTATGATTATGCTGAACAAAAAAATATAGCAGGCAAGTAGACACACTGTATCGATTAATATTCAGTGCAAACCTAAAACATGAAaatagtatttcttttttttattacgctAGGGCACACGTTGCAACTGCGGAACCGAAGCGAAGTTAAGGGCTTGCGGCACGGCCGATCAGGACAATTTTCGATACATTCATCCAGAATAGCACTTTGCAAACGTCTGGGGCTGTTTTCCTCTTGCAACAGGCAATGCATGAAACACTTGTATTCTTTGCTGAAACACTTTTCAGCATTCTAATGTTCAGTCGCAGTTTCCACAATATCCATCACGCTATTGTTTGCGTTCTCCATTTATTCTATTCGGAGCATGCAGAACATACGGCCGATCAGCTACGAACGAAGGGAGTTCGAACAATAGCAATATTCCTATCGCGCTTTAAGAAGCAATTCTGTTGACCTGTTGCTGCTAACCAGATTTTCTCGGTAGCTGTGCTCGCAGCTCCTTGCGCTAACCCCATCTGACAAGACGACTGGCAAACACAATGAATTTAAACTAAGATAGCCTTAGCTCGcaagagaagaagaagatgagAGTTTCTACAGTCGCCCCAATCATTGTCCTCATCGCCCTTGTATGCAACGAAGGGGCGCTCGCTAAAAGATTAAGTGAGTATACTTTACGGTACCTGTGTGTTCTGCTTTTTCTGCCGGCAATTATTGTGATGAGCAAGAATTTCTCGGCAGGTTAGCACTATCGCTTTCACTATTCCACCATTAGCACTCGTAATAAGTGCACAGACGTGCACTTACGTGAACGTGATTCCCAATCAGTAAACAGTCCCGATCTGTAGATAAGGCTGCCGTGAATTTGCGAGCCAAATGATCGTTCACTGCACGCAGCAGGGGACCTGTAATCTTGTACCACAGAACACTAGCTCTCCCCTCCGGTTTTCTTCGCCTACGCCGTGAGCGATGCTGTCGCAATCGGGCTATAGTGGACACGGTAGAAGCAACGGGTTATAGGGCCGATTTAGGGAATCGTTACGAAAAGTTAGGGCGTATATACGGCTAATGCCCAGAAAATGCCCAGTAGTACTATTTCTGCGAATTGTGAATTGGATAAATAAGTATCATAGGTGTCTACCAGTTCAATAGGTACGAAAATGTGCTTCCGTTTTGCACACAGTTTCTTGGCTGTCTACATTGACTCTGAATTTTTGCAGGCGACCAGCAGGCTACTGGAATGAGGGGCTCCAGTTTATGGCACAGTTTCTTCTTTTATCTAAATATAGTTTACTATTATTACTACAataactactactgctactacttctactactactactactatatactactactactgctactactactactactactcttactactactactactactactactacaaatcGGGAGGTAGCCGAAGTGGTGGTCGTGCGGACTAGCAGCGTTGAAATCGCATTTTTAGTCACTTCTGCCGCTTCCGGTTTCGCTTCTGCCTTCGTTTTGGCGGTGCTACTTCGTGTGTCGGTATACTGTCGTCATGTTGTTTGTGTCGTGTGGTGGTTTTTCCAGGTGAAAAATTTCGCGCAGAAGCGTTTCGCAGTCTCATAACATGAAGAAGATTCTTATGCGCTCCTGCTTTGCTCACGGCTGCTCCAGCGGCCAGATGTTTTGTGATGCTGGTGCTCACTACTTTTTCACCCCGAGGCGACGACAGAGAGCTTTAAGTATGGAAACGGGCTACGCCGAAAGGAAGGAGGCCTTACAGATAAGTCCGAAGTGTGTGAATGTCATGTTGAGGACGACCATCTATATTTTTAAACGTCATTCCTATAAACCGAGACATATTGTTTCCTCGCGGAAATTATCGACGCTGGTTGACGTTGCGATTCCACGACCGAATGTTTCCCGGTCTCCATGAACACATCTCAAAGCCAAGAAATGTGATGCAAAAGCGGAGAAGGTGCTCGAATCTCCGCACGCACTTTTGCGGAAACTTGCAGTGATGCGCTTCACGTAGGAACTAGTTGTGCTTGGAACAGTGCTGTGCTTCTCTTTCAAATATGTCCTACTGACTGTGTTCAACACGCTCACGGCCGTGAGTTTCCCTTCTGTAATCGGAAACCTTGAATTAATTGAGGACGACGTCACGCAATTGCGATATGTGGATCGTTTTACATGATGCAACTCGTAGGTGGGGGTGTCTTTAGTTATGAAAACTGTTGTACTTGAAAAGTATCACACCTAATTTTGCTGCATGAAAGGTTACAATAAAATTCATAAAATTACATTTCTAGCGTTTATACGAGGGACgaacgttccgaaagtaagtctcgtcatttattttcacatggaagcttgccaaaaagaaataaaatacacCACGGCATCATGAACTATACACCTTGTACTATTTTTCCACACAGTCTCCtccgacattgagacatttgtcgtagcaTGCAATCAGTTCGGAGAAAACACTCTGATAAAACTCAGCACCCAGCGTTGCAAGGCCTGAGACATGACCTCTTTACCATACACGATCTGCGCGCGTCCGTAGATGGCGAAAACACGAAACGCATGTGGCCACtcataccggataacagcacgcacttccattggcgactacgttgtcagcacacgtctgtctgccatcgtgatttgtactgGAACAATTTCGGGCGCCGCCGGCCTactgctactctctcttcttcggcgctctgcgcatgcgtcattcttcctccgctgacgctccttccgtcgttgcGCCAGCAACGGCCGTGgattcttatggcgattgtttgtttcacctggtgtagCCTCTCCTCTTTAAAAAAATGACGAAATTTACTTTCGGAAGGTCCCTTGTACTACATTGAAAGGCATAATCGAAGTTATACTTAATGAAGCACACGGCTTTAAAATTAAGCGTGGGTGTGCGTAGTATCAAGCCAAAGTAAAACGGTGACATATAAGATCATACATGAATCACAGAAAGTGTAGTGCGCACTGCTTACAAAAGTGGGCGAACGTTATTTCCGTCTGCAGAGGTAACTTCGTTCGGGCAAGCCTCGAAACATAACCCTCATGCGACACTGGAATCATGTATGGGCGATATGATGAAACATGCCTGTGGCTTCAAATGTACGGGATTCTCGACCTCCACAAGCCCCTTCGTAGAGATATGAAGTTGTTCAAAAACATCCTGGGAAATTAACCGTTATTGAACGCGTACATAATCAAAAACTTATTCCTCACACGCTTGAATAAATGCTGTTTCCGTCGATTTATTCTAGAAGATGGCGGTCCGGCTAGAGAAAGCATCCGTGAGTGCCTGCATTTGGGTGTGATGATTCGTAAACCTTGACAAGCGTAATGAAGTTTCATATGGTCACGcgcatgcaaataaataaataaaaaaaaaatgaaagacgaCAGTTTACAGGGCACGTGCACACAACCCcccagaaagaaagagaaaagcaggtTGGATAAAAAGGCTGCTCAAGTAAATTTAAGGTGTTACTCTGTTTGTAGCCGTGCCACACATCGAAAGCGACACGCATTTCATAACGTACAACAACAATTGGCTGATCACACGTCACGGTCTTCTTGCTTTTAGCTTTGCGCTTGAGACGAACCTCTTCGAGGTATTTTTGACCTTGCATCCTATGAAATACCTtgatccacaaaaaaaaaaaaagaaaaaaaaaaactttcgagcCAGCATTTCTCTGTTGGCATTCTTCATGACGATGGACCTTATCAACACAAACTTTTTCTTCAGGGAAAGGACATAAAAACTACAAATTGTCAAAGAGCGCACGTCAGCGTCATCAATCGGGTGAGTACAGCTATATCATACATAGATATTTAGCATTGTAGTCATATCGGATGGTTCTAATGACGGCTTGACAAGATCGCCAAATATTTGCGCAGCCCCGGTTGTTCTTAAATTTGCAATTCTGTTACCACACTTTGCTTTGCTTCGTGACAAGATCATTATATATAGGACGTTTTTGGGTTAAACTTGGTTACAGCGTTTTAACAACGCAAATAACGATGACGAAGGAACTTGGATAACAGACGGGCGCCGAAATGCGTCAGAATTTAGTTCAAAGTACCAGTTTACACAGCACACCAAAATACATCGAACACTAAAATTAGGAGATGCGTTCAGGAGGTAGATACGACATTAGGATCGATGAACTTGCAGTCACGTGAGGGTAATTGAATTTTGCAGCATACTCGCGTACAGATGTGCGATTTGTGTGCCTGATACGCGCTGCGTACAAAACAGTGCGTGCTTTGAAACAAACGCTATTGGGAAGTTCGGGGTTCGTCTGTTGTTTGTGTTCATCGCTTTCAGTTTTGTTTGCTCTCTCTGGAATTGAGATCAACCAAGATGAACTCAACTATAGCTCGAAATATTTATCTAAACGCGTGGTGTGCACTGCCATATCTCAGTTTTGAATTAGAATAGCGGTATTCATGAACATTAGAACCCCATTAACACCGTTAATACCCCTTCATTATTACACACGAGGCGTAATGGTATGAAGTAGCGGTTCCACAATGTGTAACCTTTCCATGAGCAAAAAGAGCCAGAAGGGAAGGCTGTGCATCTGGCATATTGTCACGGCGTAACCAAGAGCGGCGCCAGTCAGAAGATGTGAGgtgtagaggtggaatcgctCTCGAGAGCCATCTTGTTCTTGCATCGTTGTTGCGCAGCAGGCACACCTTTAGTGAGCCAGAACCGGGCAGCCGCCGTGGCACCTGGGAAGCGCGCTCGTCCCGCACCCACGGAGGCCCGGGTGCCACTCGCACACAGACAGCAATTTAGCAAATTTTCTCTTCAAAGCAATTGATTCACTTTGTTTACAGCAACCTCCCTGCGAACTTTCACGTCAATACGAACAATTCTGACGTGTTCTTGCTCTTTGCGCCATTGGCCATTTTCGGTACCATGGCTTGGTCACGCCGCCGATGCCGCCGTCGGATTTTCGCATAATGGGGCATaataatgctttcgcactaaCATTAAAAGCTTTTAAACAGTACTGTTTCTTGGGACACTGCAACCACCAAAATGGCTCACATACCATGCAATGCAAGAAATTAAGGCAGGGTATTATTTTGAAGATATGCGcaagttctgcggaagcccgcaaagtggagagaagtaattaatgaagggcaaatgagacatccacccaatcgtagcgattgctacaaaggaaactcgcACGGGTTCcgtgaaagaaaagcctcgcaggtgaagaaaaattaCCCTAATTCCCCTCATTTCCCCTTAATTTTGAAGAGATGATGTTAGAATTTGTTGAAAACGTGATTAGCTCATGTAAAAAAATACGCCTACTGGCCATGACAATAACAAAAGTGAAGAGAAGCACGCAGCAAGACTACGGGAACATGACTTTTTATGTTGACTCAATATAGGAACAAGACAGAAGGctcacatttgttttgtttttttttcattttgcagtcgtgcgcctGAAACCCGCCACAGTAGACTGACAGAAAGTTAAGAAAGAAGGTCATGCAGTCGTGTTCACGAGATGTCTGCTCACATCAATAGTAGCGTGTGTTATACAGCACAAACATGCAGCGAAGGTCGCACTGCGTAAGCACGCCGATGTTAGAACAGTGAggattttttgttaattattgaGCAGAGACTGTAGTTCGCCAGCACAAATGAAGTGAGGCAAACAGCAAATAAATTTACAAATTAGCGTGGAGAGAATTGTAATGATTGCTAGATGCTATTTAAGGAGCTTTTCGATATCCATTGAATGTTGCTACTTTAATTCCAAATTGGTCGTCAATATATCTTTTCGGCATAATGTTTCGACTAGGACATAACTTTGTTTATCACAACAATTACTTCATTTGTTTACCTGTAGTGTTTAGTAAACAGGCTATTGCTCCATTTGATAATATATATTTCAGCGCACCATACCGCAGACCACCGTCCCTCGAAAAAAGTGGGCAAGGATAAATCTGGAAAGTGTAAGTACAGTTTTTTCACGTACAAAATGCGTTAGCTGgtgcacataaaagtgttttttcgagggTGAAAtaggcccgcgaatacacgcaaaattaccgcgcgactggccactcgaggcacttcaCGTGCATTCGTGGGGTCCTTTCACcgtcggaaaaacacttttatgtagcacatattgagcaagagaatgctgtatcaggagtttttcgtgttgctctacaattttctcaattaCATTTTTTATcgaattgtaatatttgagaaactgagtgattaattaagactaactatGTAATTTGGCGGAaggcaagaaataatctgagtgtccCCAAGCGACGGCAggcaacattaccttagttctgtacagctacgtcgcatttgcatattttaaaattgtGGTGCATGATaataaaacaccctgtatatataatgACTGGGAAGAAacgaaaccgaggggcccgatttttattagtcgtatggtatgagcgtatatatatatatatatatatatatatatatatatatatatatatatatatatatatatatatatatatatatatatgtatattgacacgtgtacatgtttgtCTTTATCGGTTTACCGCTTCTCAACCAGCTAATAACTGTTAAAcgctatcgctcagcgcaagacgcgtctgcatgtatccgaagtttcttgaatgttagccatggttctatccgttgtctttTGTCACGGAAACTTGCGTAAAAGGATTTCGAGGCGATGACATTAAAGCGCCTCTCCATGGTTTTAAAAATCATGAAAATAACATCTAATTGGAGATATTCACAATCAAATTTCCCTGTTCGATCCAAGCACTATCGAAACCGAGCGCGCCGAAAGTAATGAAAAGGCGGTCCTGCTGTGACGTCAGACAGAAACTCCCCGTGACGAAGTTCATGCCCAAGCTTGAATGATGGCATGAATGATGGCATGAATGAGGCGAAACCTACCCTGTCAGCGTCTGCCGCCACTGGCCACTACACTTCAGTTCCAAATTTCTCCAAACTTTTCGTCATGGGGCATTTCCATCTCATACGTACAGTGGAGCCCACTTTTGACGATTATCGCGCATGGTTGCGCAGGGTGCGCTCGTTACAGCCGGGCGTTAGTATAACAAGTGAAAAAGGAAGAATAGGCCAACAAAATGAAAGTAACAATAATTAGGCAGTATTTGTTGCTAGAAATTATGTCCATGCTCGTCTGCGGGGACCAAGTGAAAAGTACCGTAGACCTTGTCAAGCCGTTTCTTGTGGCTTTTAAATGCGTGAGCATTTAAATATAGTTGGACAAAACGCTACAAGATGACGCTACTAGGTTTGATACTGCTCTGCACGGCTTTGGTGAACCAGTAGACCGCAAACGTTAAGAAGGTTATGGACAAACTAAACATCTCTAATTCTCGCACAGTTTCTCCCTTGCGTTAGCTGCTGTGTGGAAAGGACTGGGAAGTGTGGGTTTGTACGGAACGCGACGCACTCTAACTCCGGGTTTCAAACACTAGCTGAAACTAGGGAAAAACGGGAGAAATTGGGACATTCTTACTTTTATGGGGAACTTGTTGCTATGAGACAGGACTCACACGAAGGAGGAggggagacaaaggggaggaaagacagggaggttagccagtgtaagtaccggctggctaccctgtgctggggaaaggggtaaagggaataaaaggaaaaagaagaagagaaaaaaatggaaaccggaaaattcacacagtaacgcgaaactacgcgctacaacattcaaaggcggtcgcacaattcgcatgtccttaaaaacttcagcaaagcccttaaggccttgagtgccgaagcccgtctggaccagtgtcctagagctttttcctctgtaaagggcgattgtccagtttttcgagcgcggtcacgagcacttttcttggcactttgtaacggggacagtcacaaaggaggtgctcaatcgtctcctcgcagccgtaggtgtcgcaagtagggctgtcggccattccgatgcggaatgaataggagttcgtgaatgccacgacCAATAGTAGTATAGTATCCAGACCAATAGTACATGATTGATAGACACCTGTTCACTTATGCTTACCGCCAAAGCAGAGCGAGGTGCTAGCTGAGCAGGGCAGTTAACGATACTGTTCGGGCTGTGCCACTCACTTCTAGCTTCCTTCTGGCTTGGCAAACGTTAGGTAAAACATTGTGAGGTaaacatatatacatatagcaATTTGTGCATTTAATAAATGTTTGTTATTTAGCAAGTGCACCGTCGCAGCCGCTGGAAAGTGTGGCGTCGCCGCCGGGTGGAACGGCAACCGGTAAGTGCAGACTCTGGTTGCTTGCGAGGCTGAGTGCCTTATTGTCTTATACCGGCGTCGAGAAGACGGTGCCCCTGTGTTTGTAGTGTGCGAGCTACAGCTGATCCATTACTGATGCGACCAGTTGCTAATGTTtgacgcgccgattggcgcttcTCTTTATGGTAGACCTAGTGGTGAGAGCGCATGCTTGAAGTGTTTTCAGTATAGATAAGAAGGGTGATATGTATAGTCGCATGAATGCAGCTATTGAATGTGAGCCGATGGAAGCAGCAATTAATGGCCGTGCGGGGTCCGAAAAGGTTCTTACAAGCCCATTTCCTTAGACGCCGGGATAACTGAAGTGGACAATGATAACCGAACAACGATGTATCTACACCATAAAATCTAGATGTGGAAAAATAGAAAAGGCACCTTAATACTACACATTCAGCTGAAAGAAACACCCTAAATACATGCAAGCATGTTTTTTTCACACGTGAAAATACCGTTGTTGCAGGTATAGGATACATCATTTACACCTATTTTAAATCACATTTAGTTGCTGTCGTTCATGACTGACAGAATCATAAATTTATGCAACATCCAGGTGCCTGAAGTACATGAGTCCTTCGGCGCGTACTGATTAGCGTGACGTATGAGGAAATGTCATAGAGAACATTTCAGGAGCTAATTCATTACTCGCCCGCATTCATATGAATGGGCGGACAAATCACAGTGAGGTCGAAGAAAACTAGGGATATAAAAGAAACAGGTTATGGACTTATAACGTAATGAGTTAGCAGAGTGAAATACTAATAGTTATGTACTATCTTTTGCTATAGGTTACACATAGAGGGTGAAAATAAGAACGCTGGTTTCTACGCTGCAGAAACAGCTTGTTTGTTTACTGCGTATATGATATTAATGGCAAGCAGAACTCTCTCGAAATGACGGTGTAAGGCGTGTGAGCATCATATGGCCGCTCTTTATAAACACAATGAAATTTGTATCCAGAGCTATTAACCAAAATGCAGACAAACACCACAATATACATATAAGCGGGAGCAGTAAAGAATACATTTGACTGGTTGGCTTAGGGTGGTCGCAGAGTAAAACAGCTTGCAGTGACTGCATGCAGCGTTCCCTTTGACATTTTGACATGATAACTTCAAGCCACATATGTCAGGAACTCAAGTATGAGGCTCGAGTTATATTGCAGAGTTGTAACCATGCTGGCTTACTGTATGAAATATTACCTTGCCGAACAGTAAAGCGTTTCACCCTCTAAAATAAAGGGAGCAGCTGCAATTCAGAGGACTACCGCATTACATGTAAGGAATGATTAGGTCTTCGTTAAAGAATTTCCTTATTGTATTACTGTAATAAAAAGAACCTGAATGTTAGCGCTAAAACGCTTTATTGTCATTATACTGGCACCTGACAACGCCCGTGCTTTGGGACTGAGATTTAATCCTCGCCCAATGGCATCTATGTGATGATGGTATATCGCGTGTTGTGGCACAAGCGGAAATGAAGTTAATATACTGACAGGACAGCGACGGCACTGAACTGGATCAGCTTTATCACTGTCATGTGTGTTTAATGTTTTTATGCACACAAGCATTTAAATGAGACCACCTTGTAAGCCATGTATTTGGGAAACATGCACTTCATATATGTTTTCAGGGCCTGAAGGCACGCTGCATTCTGGCGGCTATGGGTCTTACGGTGAGTGCAACTGCGCCTTTCTTACACGAGAGCAAATTGTGTTGCAACTTGCGACAGCTGCAACATTGTGACAGCAAAATCTTACAGCTTGCAGGGTTATTGCCTAACCCGGTGTGCAGCGCAGTCGTATTTTTGGGTCTCTTTGTGGCGGGCGTGCCGGTGTTCTTCTAGAAGGGTGCATGTAAACGTGCGTTGATTTCATTCGTTGGAAAGCTATTTAGAAGCAGTCATGTGTTCAGCCTCTTAGTAACTTTATTGTAACCGATCGCGCGACCGATAACGTAGTAAATCAGTCACTTTATGACTCGCTTTCGTAATGAAATCAAAGAAATAAAATGTGTATTGTGTTGCTCACTAGTACTGCTGCACATGGATGCTATAGCAACTACGCAgaaggcaaaaaaacaaaaaacaaaaaacaaaaaaaaaacaaaatgagaCTAGCAGTGAGGAACAAGAGCAAAAATAGCAATACCGGGTCGTTTATAAGGGCAATGACATGATAGTTTCAACTGTTCATTTCTTGCGTTTAATAAAAGTCCTTGACTTCTAAACCCTAGAAAAAGTAGTGAGATACATTAGAGCAGCTTTTACAAATTAACATAATAGTTTTTCTACGTCGAGTTTCGGTTTAATTTCcaggaggatgatgatgatgatgatagcaactttattgtaccgccggataaggaggcccctactccccgtccccggcacacaggccttggggacgggggccggaacctccgcgattagaagcaagcaaagaggtcttgactcttcgcggcttcttccgccaggcggatggcatgttgctgtggagtagggtcctcgctccgcagcagggcttcccaggcctctctacaatttatatttgctttagcccctggtgagctagcgcattcccagattatgtgatcgagggtccctctcgccccacagtgtttgcactcatcgttttctc
The sequence above is drawn from the Dermacentor andersoni chromosome 7, qqDerAnde1_hic_scaffold, whole genome shotgun sequence genome and encodes:
- the LOC129385287 gene encoding uncharacterized protein, which encodes MRVSTVAPIIVLIALVCNEGALAKRLRKGHKNYKLSKSARQRHQSAHHTADHRPSKKVGKDKSGKSSAPSQPLESVASPPGGTATGPEGTLHSGGYGSYGHGGGGLEMLSFAAPEAMSALGGSASDIAKTVLDSKQGRKEDTDDGNGDEEGGDKASGKADAKAAGKAAGKAGGNGPSRKPK